CGGCACCATCCTGTTCGTCGGCGCCACCACCGAAAATCCGTCGTTCGAGCTGAACTCCGCACTGCTGTCGCGTTGCCGCGTGCATGTGCTGGAGGGCGTTTCGCCCACGGATATCGTCGAGGCGCTGGAGCGTGCGCTGGGTGACCGCGAACGCGGCCTGGGCGAGGAGGGCATCGAGGTCGCCCCCGAGCTGCTGCTGGAAATCGCTACCGCCGCCGACGGCGACGTGCGTCGTGCGCTGACCCTGCTGGAAATCGCCGCCGAGCTGGCGGGCGGGGAGGGTGGGCGTATCACGCCGCAGACCCTGACCCAGGTGCTGGCCGATCGCACCCGTCGCTTCGACAAGGGCGGCGAGCAGTTCTACGACCAGATCTCGGCGCTGCACAAGTCGGTTCGCAGTTCCAACCCGGATGCCGCGCTGTACTGGCTGACCCGCATGCTCGACGGTGGCTGCGATCCGTCCTACCTCGCGCGCCGGCTGACCCGCATGGCCATTGAGGACATCGGCCTGGCCGATCCACGCGCGCAGAGCATGGCGTTGGAGGCCTGGGACATCTACGAGCGGCTGGGCAGCCCGGAAGGCGAGCTCGCCTTCGCTCAGCTGGTGCTGTACCTGGCCAGCACCGCCAAGTCGAATGCCGGCTATGCGGCCTTCAACCAGGCCAAGGCCGATGTGCGCGAGAGTGGTACCGAAGAGGTGCCGCTGCACCTGCGCAATGCGCCGACCAAGCTGATGAAGGAGTTGGGCTACGGCGCCGAATACCAGTACGACCACGACGCCGAGGGCGGTATCGCGCTGGACCAGACCGGTTTCCCGGATGCGATGGGCGAACGGGTGTACTACAACCCGGTCCCGCGCGGGCTGGAAATCAAGCTGAAGGAAAAGCTGGACCGGCTGCGTGCCGAGCGCGAAGCGGCGCGGGCCGCGAAGGGCCGTTGAGCCGGCTTAGGTTGAGTCGAGCCATGCTCGACTCCGCGCTTGCACGGGCTGCAGGTGCCTTCTGGAACAGCAGTCGAGCATGGCTCGACTCTACACATGCATGGCTCGATTCTACGTTGTCCTGCGCGGCGGTCTTTGGCACACTGCGCGGCTACTTTTTTCAAGGATGGATGCCGTGCAGGAAATGATTCTGCCGTTGAAGCGTTACGCCCAGTTCGATGGTCGTGCCAACCGTCGCGAATACTGGATGTTCCAGCTGTTCATGTTGATCGTCTCGGCCGTGCTGATGGTACCGCTCATCGCCGGGTTGGTGATGCAGTCCGATGGCCTGGGCATCGCGTCGATCATTCTGTTCGTTGTGTTCTGGCTGGCTACCTTCCTGCCGGTCATCGCTGTCACCGTGCGCCGCCTGCATGACTGCAACCAGTCGGGCTGGTTGTACCTGCTGGCCTTCGTTCCGTTCGGTGGCCTGGTGATCTTCGTGTTCGCGCTGATGCCGGGTACGCCGCAGGAGAACATGTACGGCCCGGTGCCGACGGGGCCGTAAGGCTGCGGGAGTCGAGCATGGCTCGACGCTACAGAGGCAATGAACTGAAGCCGGCATTTCGCCGGCTTCGTCTTTACTGGATGCTGCAGTCACCGAAGGACAGGTAGTCCGTGCCGGAGCTGAACTGCAGCGTGCAGCTGGCGGTGAACGTTGCGCCTTCTTCCAGCGCGCCCAGCTTGGCCGCCTGCTGCTCGTCGTCGGTGGTCAGCCGGGCCAGGACATTGCCCTGGTCATCGCCGGCCTCGACCAGCGGCTCGCCCGCCAGGTTGCTGGAAACGCCGACTGCTACGGCAGTGAACGTCACCGTCTGGTTGAGTTGGTCCATGCTCAACGTCGAATTGCCGGCCTCTTCAAAGGCCTGGTAGAGCGACGGCAGATCCTGCGCGGCGTGGGCGGCCAACGGGGCGAGCAGGCCGAGGGTAAGTGCGATCAGTGCGGTGTGCTTCAAGGGCTCTCACAATCATGGGATCCAATCCCATGGCGGTTGTGTGCAGATGAACGCGACCCGGATGGCGACAAGTGCCTGCCATCCCTGGTTGCGCTGGAAGCGGGGCGATCCAATGCCCCGATGGGCGGCAAAATAGGGGAATTGCTGCCCCTTGCGCAACCCGGCATGCGCGCGCGTGATACACATCGTGACGTTCGATCGATGTGATAATCATTCGCGTTTAAGGTAGACTGCGGTCCCTTGTGAACCGGCGGCCTTGAGCCGCTTCTGCCGCCGCTGATGAAGCATTTCGTCCCGCCTTCGCGCCGTGGTCCGCTGGCCCGCGGCCTGGCCGCCCTGATGATGGGTCTGCTCCTGGCCACTCCGTACGCCCATGCGCAGCAGCGCAACCCGCTGCAGAAGATCGGCCATACCGTGCTCGATGAGCCGGCGGCGAGCTATCGCTTTGAACAGTTCGTGGTTAACAGCCCGGACCAGCAGCGGCGTTGGCGAGTGAACCTGGCGATTCCTGCCAAGGCCGCCAGTGCGCCATCCCCGGTGCTGTACGCGCTGGACGGCAATGCGGTGGCGATGGTGCTGGACCAGCCACTGCTGGCCGAGCTGGCCGCACGCAAGGCGCCGCCGGTGCTGGTGCTGATCGGCTACGACAACGACCTGCGCATCGATTCCAAGGCGCGCACCTGCGACTACACCGCGTGGATCGACCGCGCCGACGACGAGAGTGGTACGACCCAGGCGGTTGGCGGCGGTGCTGCGGCCTTCCTCGATGTGATCGAACGCCGCATCAAGCCCGAAGTCGAGCGTCGCGCACGCATCGATACGCAGCAGCAAGCGCTGTGGGGCCACTCACTGGGCGGCTTGTTCGTGCTTAATGCGCTGTACACCCGCCCCGCCGCCTTCCAGTCCTATCTGGCCGCCAGCCCGTCGCTGTGGTGGAGCCAGGGCGCGGCGCTGGGTGATCCGGAACAGCAGTTCGTGCAGAACGTGCACGGCCAGCCGGCAAAGCTCTGGCTGATGCTGGGCGGTGCCGAGCGTGTCGGTGATCGCGGCAAGCGTGACATGAACAATCCGCGCGTGGTCGCGCACCTGCGCCGCATCGGCGGCGCCACCCCGGATGCGGCGATGCAGCTGTCCGAGCGCTTGGCCAAGGTGCCGGGCATGCACGTGCAGTACCGCGAGTTCCCCGGCCTCGGCCACGGCCCGATGCTGCCGGCTTCGTTCCACGCTGCGCTGCATGAGCTGTACGGCGTGACCGACCGCAGTGCTGGTGACGGCGCGCCCAACGGCGGTGACAACGCCGCCGAGTGAATCCCTTCGCATGCCAAGGCGTGCGACCCCACTACCCAGGCGAGGCTGCCGACGTGCAGCGGCCCAGGCAACCGATGAATCCCGCGCCACGTGGCGCGGCCTACGTGTGCAAGGAGCCTTCCATGTCGTTCCGTCCGTCTTTCCGTCTTACCTCCCTGGCCGCTGGCCTGTTGCTGGCGGTGACCGCCACCGCACAGCCGGTGTTCGATCAGCCGGCCAATGCCACCTTCAAGGGCCAGGTGGTCTCACGCGGTGAGAATGTGGTTCCCGGCAGTACGGCCGACGTGGTCGGTCGCGGTTTCGTGCCGGGCCAAAAGGTCAGCCTGCTGCGTGGCGACAGCGTGCTCAACGCGCAGCCCGTGGTGGTTGATGCCGACGGCAACTTCAAGACCCAGCTGAGCATTCCGACCGACGCGGTGCCGGGCACCCATCCGGTGGTGGTGCGCGCCAGCCAGCCGGCTGCAGCCACCGTGCTGAAGCTGCGCGTCTCGCCGCGGCTGCCGCTGTCCGGCCAGGCGCAGTTCGCCACCCAGTCCAACAAGCTGGTGCCGGGCCTGTACCAGTCCGCCTACAGCGCCGCCAGCAATGCGGTGTTCGTGACATCGGCCGTGGGTCGCCCGCCGGTGACCCAGTCGCAGCTGTTGAAGCTGGACCCGAAGTCGCTGAAGGTGACCAGGGCGATCACCCCGGCGCAGGTGCCGGGCAGCACCACTGGTGCGGTGTACGCGGTCTACGGCGTGGGCGTGGATGACACCAACGGCAACGTGTGGGTCACCAACACCCGCCAGAACTCGATCGCGGTCTATCGCCAGAAGGATCTGTCGCTGGTCCATCAGTTCCCGGTCGACGCCGTGCCGCACGCACGCGACGTGGTGGTTGATGGCACCCACGGCAAGGTGTTCGCCTCGGCCACGGGTGAGGACCACCTGTCGGTGTTCGATGCGAAGACCTTCAAGGAGCTGCCGGCGGTGACGCTGGAGTCCGGCGTGGATGACGGCAAGTTCACCCCGATGAGCCTGGTGCTGGACGAGAAGGGCGGCAAGCTGTTCACCGTCAGCATCGGCACCCCGGAAGCGGCGGTGGTCGACGTGGCCAGCGGCAAGGTCGAGAAGGTCATCGACCTGGGTAATTCGATCAGCGCCTCCGGCGTGGCCTTCGATGCGGCGCGCAACCGCCTGTACGTGGCCTCGCAGGGCACCGACAACCTGCTGATCGTCGACGTGGCCGCCGGCAAGGTGCTGCATGACGTGCCGGTCGGCGCTGGTGCGCTGAACGTCGCCTTCGATGATGCCTCCGGCCTGGCCTATGTCAGCAACCGCGGCGCCGGCACCGTCACCGTGGTCAACGGCGACGGCAAGGTGGTCGCCAACCTCGATGGCGGCACGCTGCCGAACCATGTCCGTGCCGATGGCAAGGGCAACGTGTTCGCGGTGAACAAGTCGCGTGGCGCCGAAGACCCGAAGGGTGACCGCATCACCCGCATCACCCCGAAGCAGTAAGTCACATGGCGGGGCGGCGTGCGCGTCGCCCTGCCAGCAAGGAGAACGAGCATGAACATCGCGTCCCGTCTGCGCCTGTGTGCGCTTCCGTTGGCTGTCTCGCTGGCACTGGCTGCCTGTGGCGGTTCATCGACGCCCTCGGATACCGGCAAGCCGGCTGAGCCCGCCGCCGCAACCGCATCTGGCGAAGCTGCGTTGCCGGCTGGCTGGCAGCGCGTGGCCGGCACCGATATGCCGTCCGTGCGCGACCAGAAGGCCGTGCTGCCGGCCAAGGTGCACTCCGACGACGGCGCCGACGTCGAGGTGGCCGATACCAGCCGCATCATCGCCGGTGGTGACGACGTGATCGCGGTGATCGAAGCGCTGGGATTGGACAAGCAGGTGTTCGCCGCGCCGACCAACACCACCACCCGGGCCGGCCTGGCCGCGCCGCACCAGTTCCTGTTCAACCGCACCACTGGCGTAGAGGGCGTGCTGAGCCTGCAGGGCTCGCTGTTCCTCGGCAACAGCCTGCGCCGCCACACCGAGCTGGCGAAGAAGCTGCGTGAGGTGGGCGAACCGGCGGTGGTCATCGACGACCTGCAGCCGGCCCCGGACAAGGTGCGCAAGGTCGCCGCCGCACTAGGGCTGGCCGAGGCAGGGCAGGCGCTTGCCACGCAGGTGCAGCGTCAGCTCGACGAGGCTGCAGCGATTGGCAAGGGCCTGGGCCATGCGCCACGAGTGATCCACGTTTCGGCCACCGGCGCCGGTGGCTCCCCGACCGTGGCCGGTGCCGACAGTGCGTCGGCGCAGCTGATCGCACTGGCTGGCGGCATCAACATCGGCACCGAGGCGGGGGTGAAGAACTACTCGCAGCTGAGCAATGAGGGTGTGGTCGCGGCGGCACCGGAAGTGATCCTGGTGACCGAGCATGACCTGCAGCTGTTCGGCGGTCCCGAAGGCCTGTGGAAGGCGTACCCGACGCTGAAGCAGACGCCGGCCGGGCAGGCCAACCGGGTCTGGGTGATGCCGGATGTGCAGCTGAAGTACACCAGCGTGGGCTCCGGTGCTGGCGCGCTGGCGCTGGCCAAGGCCCTGGCGGCGTTGCCGAAGGCATGAGTCCGGCGGATCGGCGCCGCCGTTGCGGGCGGACCATGTTGCTGGTGGCATTGCTGGCACTGCTGGGGGCAGTGCTGGCCTCGTTTGCCGTGGGCCCGCTGCGGCTGCCGCCGCTGGAGGTGATGCAGGCGCTGGCGGTCAAACTGGGCCTGCTCGATCCGCAAGCGGTCAGCAGCCGTGATCTGGCGGTGGTGTGGCAGCTGCGTATTCCGCGCGCCCTGTTGGGCGCGATGGTCGGTGCGTCGCTGGCGATGGCCGGTGCCAGCCTGCAGGGCCTGTTCGGCAATCCGCTGGCCGATCCCGGCATTGTCGGTGTCAGCCAGGGCGCCGCACTGGGTGCAGTTGCCGCCATCGTGCTGGGTGCTGCGGGTGCGGCCGGTTGGCTGGTGCCGGTGGCCGCGTTCGCTGGCGGCGCACTGGCCATCGGCCTGACCTACGCATTGGCCCGGCCCGGCAAGGGCACGGGCAACGCCACGCTGCTGCTGGTCGGTATCGCGATGGCCGCGTTCTGCTCGGCGTTGATCGGCTTCCTGACCTATATCGCCAGTGAAAGCGAACTGCAGTCACTGGTGTTCTGGCAGATGGGCTCGCTGGCGCGCGCCAACTGGGCCGACGTGGCGGCGGTAGTGCCGTTGTTCGCCATTGGCGTGTTTGCGTTGCAGCGGCTGGCCACGCCGCTGGACATGCTGGCGCTGGGTGAACGCCAGGCACAGCACCTCGGGCTGGATGTGACCCGCACGCGTCGCCGCCTGGTGGCGTTCAGTGCGCTGCTGGTGGGTGCGGCGGTGGCGTTTGCCGGTTCGATCAGTTTCGTCGGCCTGGTGGTGCCGCACGTGGCACGCCTGCTGGTCGGCCCGGGACACCGCTGGTTGCTGCCGTTGTCCGGGCTGCTCGGTGCGCTGCTGATCGTGGTGGCCGACACCGCCGCGCGCACATTGGATCCACCGGCCGAGATTCCGCTGGGCCTGTTCTCGGCCGCACTGGGTGCGCCGTTCTTCCTCTGGCTGGTGCTGCAGCAGCGCCGCAAGGCAGTGCCATGAGCGTGCTGTTGAAGCTGCACGAGGTGGTGGTCCGTCGCCAGCAGCGCGAGATCCTGCATGGCATTTCGCTGGCGTTCGAGCCGGGTACGGTGACCGCGCTGGTGGGCCCGAATGGTGCGGGCAAGTCCACGTTGCTGGCCGTCGCCGCCGGTGACCTGCGCGCTGACGCAGGCGAGGTAAGCCTGCTCGGCAAACCGTTGGCCACCTACAAGGCCGGGCCGCTGGCCCGTGAGCGCGCGGTGATGCCGCAGGAGCACGGCGTGCGTTTCGCCTTCAGCGTGGAAGAAGTGGTGGCGATGGGGCGGCTGCCGCATCCGCCGGATCCAGCCGTGGACGACGCTCGGGTGGAAGCGGCAATCGATGCCGCTGAACTGCAGGCGCTGCGCCTGCGTGAGGTGCAGCAGTTGTCCGGCGGCGAGTCGGCCCGGACCACGTTCGCGCGCGTGCTGGCGCAGGACACGCCGCTGCTGTTGCTGGATGAGCCGACCGCCGCGCTGGATCTGCGCCACCAGGAACGCACCCTGCGCAGCGTGCGCGCCTGCGCCGAGGCCGGCGCGTGCGTGATCGTGGTGCTGCACGACCTCAATCTGGCTGCCGGCTATGCCGACCGCATCGTGCTGCTGGAGCAGGGCAGGGTGGCGGCCGATGGCACGCCGCTGCGGGTGCTGACCGAAGACAACCTGCAGCGGGTCTACCAGCAGGATGTGGTGGTGCTGGAGCATCCAAGGCGTGGGGTGCCGCTGGTGGTGGTGACCTGAGCGAGGGCCCGCCAGGTTGCTCCGGGTATCATGATTGCTTCGTTGTCTTCAATGGACTGATGCCATGTTCCGCACCGTTACCCGCAGCGTGCTGCTTGCCGCGATGATTGCTTCCGCTTGCGCTGCCAATGCGGCGTCGACCTCTCAGGTTTCGCTGACCGACGCGGCCGAGAACGCCTCGCTGATCGAGACCCGGCATTCCAGTAGCGACGGTGCCGCTGTGACGTCGATGAAGACGCAGTACTTCGCCAACGAGGAAATGTCGGTGAGCTGGGGCGACCAGCAGGTGCTGGTGCTGTGCAGGGAGGCGGCGTACCTGAGGATTCCTGCGACCAAGCTCAAGGCCGGAGCGTTGACCCCCGAGCAGCGGCAGATGATCGTCTATCAGGCACTGATGTCAGGCCTGGGGGCTGTCGCGGGCGTCATCGGGCCGGCAGGCGAGGTGGTGGCCGTGGCTGATGACGGCAGCGAGACCCGCAGCGTTGGCGAAAACAGCTGGGCCTATGGTGTTGAGCGATACGAGGTGATCACCCAGCGGCTGCAGGACGGTGCACTTCGGGTCCGGACCCGCAAGACGGAAACCGTGAATACCACGCCTCCGGCGGGCCCGGACGATATGTTCAGCACCGAGGACGACCAGGCGGCACGCTTGTCCGAGCTGGCGCCGGTGGGGAGCTGGACCGAAGTGCTGATCTACGGTGGCGCACGGCAGCCGCATGTGGATCCGGCAATGCCATTGAAGGGCTGGATCTCGATGGGGGACGACCAGGCTGCGACCGTGGCTGAGGCCCGCAAGCTGCATGAGTGCAAGTGAGCTGAGCTGGGGTCAGAGCCCTTTGCCCGTGTCAAAGGGATCCGACCCCGAGGCCCGTCGGCCTCATCGTTCTATTTATGTGCGCAATATTCACTTGCGCGCCAGATTGGCAGGTCTAGAATGCGCCCCATGAACCGGATGCCGCTCCTGAAGTTTTTCACCCTGACCCGCGCAAGCGCGGAACGGGCGTGTCTGCCTGGAGCCCCACGAGGCCGTTGAAGCGGCCATCGCTGGACCTTCGACAGAGCGCCCTCCGGGGCGCTCTTTTCGTTTCCGCAGCTCCATTCCCCGTAACCCGATGTACCGCAAGGAGAACGTGCCATGCACCAGATCGCCGAGACCGAACGCTAGCCGCGCACCCTGTCGCCAACCGGGGTGTGCGGCCCCTGAAGTTGGCTTTGCAGGAACCTCTTTATGAACACCCAGACCCTTTCCCGCCGTCGCAACCTCGGCATCATTGCCCACATCGACGCCGGCAAGACCACGCTGACCGAACGCCTGCTGTGGAAAAGCGGCGAGATCCATCGCGTCGGCGAAGTGCACGATGGCAATGCGACCACCGATTTCTCGGCGATCGAGCGCGAACGTGGCATCACCATCGGCGCCGCCGCCGTGCAGGCGCAGTGGGCGCCGCGCGACCTGCCGCCGCATCGGCTGACCCTGATCGACACCCCCGGCCATATCGACTTCGCCATCGAAGTCGAACGTTCACTGCGCGTGCTCGACGGTGCCGTGGCCGTGTTCTCGGCCGTGGATGGCGTGCAGCCGCAGTCCGAGACGGTATGGCGCCAGGCGCGTCGCCACCGCGTGCCGCTGATCGCCTTCGTCAACAAGATGGACCGCGTCGGCGCCTCGTTCGAGCGGGTGCTGGAGCAGCTGCAGGACAAGCTGCAGGCGCGGCCGTGGGCGCTCGGTGTGCCGCTGGGCAGCGAAAACGGCTTCAACGGTTGGGTTGACCTGGTCGATGAGCGTGTACTGCACTGGCAGGACGCTGCGGTGGCGACGATCACTGCGTGGGACGATGCGGCGCGCATCCAGTGGCAGCCGCAACGCGACGCACTGGTCGAGGCCGTGGCCGACCATGACGAACAGTTGGCCGATGCCTGGCTGGAAGGTCGCGTGATCGATGCCGAGCTGCTGCGCGCGGCGATCCGACGGGCGACGCTGGCGGGTGCGGGCGTGCCGGTGTTGGCCGGTGCCGCGTTCAAGGACAAGGGCATCGAGACGCTGCTGGATGCGGTGGTCGATTACCTGCCGTCACCGCTGGATCGGCCTGCCGTGACCGCCGAAAGCGAGAGCGGCGAGGTGGTGCTGCCGCCGGATCCGGACGGTCCGCTGGCCGGCCTGCTGTTCAAGATCACCCACCAGCAACACGGCGCCCTGAGCTTCGTGCGGCTGTACTCGGGCACCTTGAAAGTGGGCGACGCGGTGTCCAGTTCGCAGCATCCGCAGGGGCGGCGTGTCAGTCGCCTGGTGCGGGTGCAGGCCGACCAGACCCACGACATTGAACAGGCCGTGGCCGGTGACATCGTGGCGGTGCTGGGCTGGAAGGATGCGGTCAGCGGTGAAACGCTGAGCGACCGCGCGCAGCCGCTGCGCCTGGAGAACATCCAGGCACAGCCGCCGGTGCTGGCCTGGCGGCTGGAGCCGGCACGGGCGGCCGACCTGATCCGGATGGCGCAGGGCCTGGCCAGTCTGGCCCAGGAAGATCCGTCGTTCCGCGTCGAAACCGATCGCGACACGGCGGAGACCCTGGTCTGGGGCATGGGCGAGCTGCACCTGGAGGTGATGGTCGAGCGCCTGCGCAGTGAATGGAAGGTCGACGTGGGTGTAGGTGCGCCGCGCGTGGCTTACCAGGAGACGCCGATGCGTGCCATGACCGGCGTGGTCGGCCGACTGGTCAAGCAGACCGGCGGCCAGGGTCAGTTCGCCCACGTGGTGCTGGATGTGTCGCCGCGCGAGGACGACCTGGTGGTGTTCAACGACCGCATCGTCGGTGGCGTGGTGCCGCGCAGCTTCATCGCGGCGGTGGAAAAGGGCGTGCGTGCCGCGCTGTCGGAAGGTCCGCAGGGGCATCCGGTGGTCGGTATCGAGGTCAGTCTTGTCGATGGCCAGACCCACGCCAAGGACTCTTCGGAGATGGCGTTCCATCGCGCCGGTGCCGAGGCGATCAAGGCAGCATTGGCAGAGGGCGGCACGCAGCTGCTGGAACCGGTGATGGCGGTGACGGTGCACTCGCCGTCGGCGTCGGTGGGCGATGTGGTCGGCGATCTCAATCGACGCCACGGCCGTATTGCCCGCATCGACGACCAGGACGGTCGCGCCGAGGTCAATGGCTTCGCACCGCTGGCGCAGCTGGTGGGCTACACCACCTCGCTGCGTTCGCTCAGCCAGGGCCGGGCCAGCAGCGAGGCGCACCTGCATGGCTACGAGCCGGTACGCGCGGCATGATGAAGGTGAGGGGAGCCCGTTCGCGGGCTCCCTTTTTTTGTAGGCGTTGATAGGGTTCCTTATCCACGCATGGCGTGGATCTACTGCGAAGCGGCGCGAATGATGGATCCGCATCGGCACGCGAATATTTGCACTGCATCGCAACAAAACTGCAGAAAAAGCTGGATTAAAGTGATGCCTCACGATAAATTGCGCACCCCCCGTTGCTCGCCGCCGCCCGCACCCTGCCCATGCGTGATGACAAAGACCCCGGAACCCTGGAGCTGACCCTGCCGCGCAAGCGCGGTCGTCCGCCCAAGTTCGGGTACGCGATGAGCGATGCGCAGCGGGCGGCGCGCTACCGTGCGCGCAGGGCAGGGCAGGCCAACCATGCCGACGTGCGCTCCTGCAGCGACATGGTGCTGCTGGACAAGATCCGTGCCGCGGTGAGCGCGCGCGACACCGAACTGGCCGGATTCCTGGTCCACGTGCTCTGGCAGCGCTACCCCCTGCAGCTGAAATAGTTCGCCGACGGGGTGGCCGTTGTCATCGAGCTTGTTGATAATGCGGGATTCAGGTTGTTCCCGCTGGCGTGCCCGGGATGGCAGGCGCGCATGATCGAACGGTTCCCAAGATGACCACCACCAGCGACACCACCACCGAAGCGGCGCCGAGCGGCGCCCCCCTGTTCTATACCCGTCCGGTGCCGCTGCAGGCCGATGTGCATGCCGATCTGCGCATCCTGCCGGGCAAACTCGAATTCGCCGCTGGCAACAACGCGATTCCGCTGGTGCTGGGCGAGTTTTCGCTGGCCCTGCACCACTTCCCGATCCTGTTCGCTGGCCCGACCGCGGTGCCGATGGCGGCCGTGGGCGTGTCCGACCAGAACCTGTTCATCAAGGACGGCCTGTGGGAAGACGAGGCCTACATTCCGGCCTACCTGCGTCGCCACCCCTTCATCTTCATCGACACCGGCGCGGAGAATGACTTCCTGCTGGGCATCGACGAGGCAAGCCCGCGCGTGGTCAAGGGTGGCGAAGAAGGCCAGCCGCTGTTCGTTGACGGCAAGGCCACCGAAATGGTGCAGCAGGCGCTGGAGTTCTGCGGCCAGTACACCCGCGAGCACGAACAGACCCAGGCCTTCTCCAAGGCACTGATCGACAACGGCCTGCTGGTCGAGCGCAATGCGACCGTGCGTACCCCGGATGGCCGCGAGTTCAACCTCAATGGCTTCCTGGTGGTGGACGTCGAGAAGTTCATTGCCCTGCCGGAAGCGACCGTGGTCGAGTGGCACCGCAGCGGCTGGCTGGCACTGATCCACCAGCACTTGATGTCGCTCGGTCGTTTCAACGATCTGACGCGCCGCCAGGTCGAGCGTCTGGCCGCCTGATCAGGGCGCTGACAGGGTTCCCGCTGCGCGGGAACCCTGTCCGGCCTTCAGTACGTCCAGCAGGCGCCGCGCATCGGCCCAGTCCGGCGCGGCGTCATGTGCCAGGTCGACCAGCTCCGCGGCGATGGCCGCGTGCTCGCATTGGCCCAGCATCTGCAGCGTGCCCTGCAATCGGTGCGCGTGATGGCCCAGTGCCGATCCGTCTGCGCGATCGATAGCCCGCTCCATGCTGCCGAGCTCATCGTGGATATCGGCGATGTAGGCCGCGTCCATTTCAATCGTCTGCGCGGGCACGTCCTGGCACTCTGGCCGCACAATACCAAGCGCAGGCAGCAGCTGGGCGGCGCGCAGCGGCTTGGCCAGCACCGCGTCGAAGCCCGAGCGGTGGCAGCGTGCGCGATGACGCCGTCCGGTGCGGGCAGACAATGCGATCAGGCGGACGGCGTGCCCGGCACGGCCACGTAGTTCGCGCGCCAGCGCGTGACCATCGATGCCACGCAGCCCAATGTCGATCAGTGCGACGGGACGGGGCTCTCGCGCCTGTTCGGCCAGGGCGCTGGCCGCATCTTCCACAGCGCACACCTCTGCGCCCCAGCGCCGCAGCTGTTCGGCGATGACGTGGCGATTGAGCTCGTGGTCCTCGACCAGCAGCAGATGCAGTCCGGCCAGTGGCGTACCGCCTGCGCACAGGCCCTCGGCATCCTCGCTGGCGCTTGCCGGACACACCGGCAGGCGCAGGATGAAGCGACTGCCGCGGCCCAGCACGCTGTGCACGGTGAGGTCGCCCCCCATCGCGCGGGCCAGCTCGCGCGCGATGGAAAGCCCCAGGCCACTGCCGCCACGCTGCCGTCCGCTGCTGCCTTGCTGGAAAGGCTGGAACAGGGCGGCCACCTGCGCCGGTGCGATGCCGATGCCGCTGTCGATTACCTCCAGCAGCAGCTCCCGGGGCCGCGCCGCCGGCATCAGCTGCAGCCGCAGCTCGACGCCGCCGATATCGCTGAACTTCACCGCGTTCGCCAATAGATTGCTGGCAATCTGGCGTAGCGCATCGGCGT
This portion of the Stenotrophomonas sp. WZN-1 genome encodes:
- a CDS encoding replication-associated recombination protein A → MRPRTLDEMVGQKRLLAPDSALRRAVESGRVHSMILWGPPGCGKTTLALLLAEYSDAEFRAISAVLSGLPEVRQVLAEAAQRFAEGRRTVLFVDEVHRFNKAQQDAFLPHIERGTILFVGATTENPSFELNSALLSRCRVHVLEGVSPTDIVEALERALGDRERGLGEEGIEVAPELLLEIATAADGDVRRALTLLEIAAELAGGEGGRITPQTLTQVLADRTRRFDKGGEQFYDQISALHKSVRSSNPDAALYWLTRMLDGGCDPSYLARRLTRMAIEDIGLADPRAQSMALEAWDIYERLGSPEGELAFAQLVLYLASTAKSNAGYAAFNQAKADVRESGTEEVPLHLRNAPTKLMKELGYGAEYQYDHDAEGGIALDQTGFPDAMGERVYYNPVPRGLEIKLKEKLDRLRAEREAARAAKGR
- a CDS encoding DUF805 domain-containing protein, which codes for MQEMILPLKRYAQFDGRANRREYWMFQLFMLIVSAVLMVPLIAGLVMQSDGLGIASIILFVVFWLATFLPVIAVTVRRLHDCNQSGWLYLLAFVPFGGLVIFVFALMPGTPQENMYGPVPTGP
- a CDS encoding alpha/beta hydrolase-fold protein, encoding MKHFVPPSRRGPLARGLAALMMGLLLATPYAHAQQRNPLQKIGHTVLDEPAASYRFEQFVVNSPDQQRRWRVNLAIPAKAASAPSPVLYALDGNAVAMVLDQPLLAELAARKAPPVLVLIGYDNDLRIDSKARTCDYTAWIDRADDESGTTQAVGGGAAAFLDVIERRIKPEVERRARIDTQQQALWGHSLGGLFVLNALYTRPAAFQSYLAASPSLWWSQGAALGDPEQQFVQNVHGQPAKLWLMLGGAERVGDRGKRDMNNPRVVAHLRRIGGATPDAAMQLSERLAKVPGMHVQYREFPGLGHGPMLPASFHAALHELYGVTDRSAGDGAPNGGDNAAE
- a CDS encoding ATP-binding protein → MSFRPSFRLTSLAAGLLLAVTATAQPVFDQPANATFKGQVVSRGENVVPGSTADVVGRGFVPGQKVSLLRGDSVLNAQPVVVDADGNFKTQLSIPTDAVPGTHPVVVRASQPAAATVLKLRVSPRLPLSGQAQFATQSNKLVPGLYQSAYSAASNAVFVTSAVGRPPVTQSQLLKLDPKSLKVTRAITPAQVPGSTTGAVYAVYGVGVDDTNGNVWVTNTRQNSIAVYRQKDLSLVHQFPVDAVPHARDVVVDGTHGKVFASATGEDHLSVFDAKTFKELPAVTLESGVDDGKFTPMSLVLDEKGGKLFTVSIGTPEAAVVDVASGKVEKVIDLGNSISASGVAFDAARNRLYVASQGTDNLLIVDVAAGKVLHDVPVGAGALNVAFDDASGLAYVSNRGAGTVTVVNGDGKVVANLDGGTLPNHVRADGKGNVFAVNKSRGAEDPKGDRITRITPKQ
- a CDS encoding ABC transporter substrate-binding protein — translated: MNIASRLRLCALPLAVSLALAACGGSSTPSDTGKPAEPAAATASGEAALPAGWQRVAGTDMPSVRDQKAVLPAKVHSDDGADVEVADTSRIIAGGDDVIAVIEALGLDKQVFAAPTNTTTRAGLAAPHQFLFNRTTGVEGVLSLQGSLFLGNSLRRHTELAKKLREVGEPAVVIDDLQPAPDKVRKVAAALGLAEAGQALATQVQRQLDEAAAIGKGLGHAPRVIHVSATGAGGSPTVAGADSASAQLIALAGGINIGTEAGVKNYSQLSNEGVVAAAPEVILVTEHDLQLFGGPEGLWKAYPTLKQTPAGQANRVWVMPDVQLKYTSVGSGAGALALAKALAALPKA
- a CDS encoding iron ABC transporter permease translates to MSPADRRRRCGRTMLLVALLALLGAVLASFAVGPLRLPPLEVMQALAVKLGLLDPQAVSSRDLAVVWQLRIPRALLGAMVGASLAMAGASLQGLFGNPLADPGIVGVSQGAALGAVAAIVLGAAGAAGWLVPVAAFAGGALAIGLTYALARPGKGTGNATLLLVGIAMAAFCSALIGFLTYIASESELQSLVFWQMGSLARANWADVAAVVPLFAIGVFALQRLATPLDMLALGERQAQHLGLDVTRTRRRLVAFSALLVGAAVAFAGSISFVGLVVPHVARLLVGPGHRWLLPLSGLLGALLIVVADTAARTLDPPAEIPLGLFSAALGAPFFLWLVLQQRRKAVP
- a CDS encoding heme ABC transporter ATP-binding protein, whose protein sequence is MSVLLKLHEVVVRRQQREILHGISLAFEPGTVTALVGPNGAGKSTLLAVAAGDLRADAGEVSLLGKPLATYKAGPLARERAVMPQEHGVRFAFSVEEVVAMGRLPHPPDPAVDDARVEAAIDAAELQALRLREVQQLSGGESARTTFARVLAQDTPLLLLDEPTAALDLRHQERTLRSVRACAEAGACVIVVLHDLNLAAGYADRIVLLEQGRVAADGTPLRVLTEDNLQRVYQQDVVVLEHPRRGVPLVVVT